The Plasmodium knowlesi strain H genome assembly, chromosome: 12 sequence cAAGGAATTAACCTGACTTCCGAGAGCGACATCAAGGTAACGCTACCAATTGGAAGCGAAACAATATAACTTTTAAAGTTGGGAATTTCCAATGTGATACcaggatgaaataaaaatgattgCTCTTGCTGTGCTCACTAAAATATAGTACAACACAGCATAGCATGGTTTGTTGGATGAATTATAGCGTCAACAGCTATATAGTTGGTTATTTTACCCCGTTCCTTTAGATTTGTGAGAATTGgccattattttattttttattttttttttttttcatgcctCCCCCTTGTAGGAATTCCTGGAAGTGTTCGACaggaacaagaaaaatggcCTAAACCAGGAAGAGTTTTTTGTCCTCATTATTATAGTCAAGCAAATTTTGGTTGAACTGTTGGATATTAACGCTGTTCAGGTAAACAGAACGAATATGAagacaaattggaaaagaaaaaataattgcacATCGGGATAAATTATGTTCATCATCATTACATTTGCGCAATTAGTCTAAACGTTTGTCCACGAAAATGTACTTTCCCCCAATTAAACATTCGCTACCTGTTCCATTTCAACGCACAGTCCCTGTTCGAGGAAGTGTATGGAATTCCATGGAATTCTCTATCGTCCATTGATGCGAACAGCTTAAAAAGAATCTTAACAGAGGTAAGGAAGAAGGCGAGTTATACCATGTTTGATAAATAACCCTTTTAATTTGATACACCTATCCGCATTACTCCCCTTGTCCACTCAATTGTAATATAACAAACTTTtctactcctttttttactttcctttATAGCTGAATTTGCAATGGCCACATGGAAAAATCCGCAATTTGATTGATTTTGTGTGCGAAAATAAGAAGACGAAATATGTCAGTGCAGAATATTTCATAAAGCAGCTGATCAACATCGAAGAAGTGACTTTGCAACCCTTCCACGTAAGGATACCTATGTGTGCTCAGCGCAGTGTCTGTATATTACTTTACGATTGTGCGCACACTTCGAATGCGTATTTTACTTctaatgtaaaaaaatgttttgtgTAAGGGTAaacaaagtaaaataaatgacCCCATATTTATGCAAatgtttttctctcctctttttttttttttttttttttgcagtcCTCCTCGGATACAAAGTAAAGATAAATCCAAGGACGTAACACTATacatgtttttattttgttttttttatctcccaatttgcctctttttgttttaaagtagcaaaaaaaaaaaaaaaaaaaaaaaaaaaatgtttctaCTAATTGTGGAGATTACAAAAATCAGTCAATTCAAAATGAACTAATTGGATTTTACCTGCTTGGTTAAATtgcacatttctttttttcaccatttgaGAGGTATTATTTACTCTTtctgtttacttttttcccccctatcCTACATAAGATAGGAAAAATGTGTACGTGAAAAAATTccgtaattttatttttcattttttatttttcattttttagtttttatttttaaaattttgataggtatttatgtatagctgttccttttttttttttttttttttttttctgtaagtCGGTTACGACTTTGTTCTAtaatgcttatttttttatgctccAACTTCGATGTAATTAATCTTCTATTTTCGTGACGTATGCATTTCCGATGCGCATTTCATATTTCTtctgttttaattttgttacaCTGTTTCCTCTTATTGGATAAACaatttgatattttttaaatttccttATACATCCACACTTACTTCGCTCCATTCGCCCGAATGTGGAAAATTTAACTTCGCCTTTCAAGGGCGTACGTTATATTTATGTTTACGCATAAGCAATAGCTCTTTAATTTTACGCACGCACAACGTGTGGataaagtgaaataaaacatGTGGCATGACCCCATGTAGAAGGTAATCACAGTGATGTGCAGCTATAATGTACATAGCGGCCACTCGCGCGCACAtgcgtatatacgtatgtgtatatttaccTTCCTACGTTTCCAAACCTGTGTGTATAATTAATTACCTCCCTTCAGTCCCCAAGAAAAGTACACGGTAGGGGCCACAAATAAACATATACTACGATGACgcaagaaggaataaaaaaaaaatggttctgTACGAATCTTACATTGCCCTAAATaaacacataaaaaaggacgaCGTGAAGAATTTAATGAAAAACTTCCACTTTATAGTAAACAAATACAATGGCAATATAATCAGTATCAACGATTTGGGCTGGAGGAAATTCGCCTTCTGTATTAAGAAGCCCAAGGTAGGAACATTTCATTTTGGTAGATTTTACTGCATTACATTTTACTCGAACAGCAAGAGTATAAAAGACCTAAACGAATTTTTCCACAGCAATACGTTTATTTTAAGATTTTTAAACGTTAAAATGAAGTACAGATCAAATTTTTTGGTTGCACCATTTTCGTATATTAATGCGTAGGAGCCGTCGTGCTCAGCAGCAACGGCAGGACTCCGACATATGGGGAACAGACAGAAATGGTGGAACGGCAGAAAGCAGTTAAATGGAACTACTTCCCTGGTTGCAGCGTTACTTTTATGTGCCCTCTTCactgcactttttttttttttttttctcatttttctccCACTTTTTCCGCgagtttttttcccatttttttgtctttttattaaaaattgaacaaaaaaaaaatgtagcaaCGAAATGTGGCTACGGTGCACGTGAAACATGGTAAAATGAAGGGAGCGGAAATGTTCACAGgaatgaaattaaaaatgaacaaaaggaaCTGACCGGACTTTGCAAATATGcagtatttaaaaaaaaaaaaaaaaaaaaaaggaaaacatgaaGCCTTTTCATTCTACAAATGGGATTATGTCACCAGAAATGTGTGAAACTCTGAGCCTTTGCAGggtcccctccccccctgcaAAAGAGTTAAATCGTCGCGCTGTTCTGCCGCAACGTTGCATATGGATACACATATTTGAGCACAAATGGAATAGAATATCCTCTGTAATTAAGAAGAAATCCATGCACGGGAATCGACAGGAATTTCCTCATTACTcgtaaaaaaagaggatcATCAGCCGAATTATAGCGTTGTAATGTAAGATTACCATtcgaggaaggggaaggatccTCTCCAAATGTTTGTTTGGTAGATAACCACTTGGCTATGTGTACGtcctttctgtttttccccttttgacGCATTCTACTTTATGTCAACCCTTTTGGAGGGCTCACTTGACGCGCAATCTTCGgtgtttaactttttttttttcgattttttgctacttttttttttttttaaaatttcgtaAATATCAATACACATGTCTAATGTTTCGCCGATCTGTCTAGTTGTGTTTTCATCGTCAAAGGTGTTCCTCAAATCGAGGTGGTCCTTATACCTTACATGGAGTtcatcaattttgtttttcaatttttgaaaaagaatttgATTATTGTTGGTAATAAATTCCAGAATAAACTTATCAGCATTAACAATGttgaaattaatttttatattattcaCAAAACAGTACAATGCTATTTGTGCAGGTGTATAAGTAAAGgtaatggaaaaattttcgataatttttatgCAGTCCTGTACTGTATTGACGTAAATTTCATtgcaaatattttcaaacGAATTCTGTATTCCGTTATCcttgtttatatatttatttatataatttAGGAATTTACTTTTTAAGTAAAAGATACATTCTTTTgtatacaaaaaattaatttcaaAATCTAGCGATGAACAAACGACATTTTCATGTTCAAGTACTTTGTCCAAATTTATGTCAATGTCgttaaaaaaatcattcaTTCTGTATAATCGTCCATATCCTTCCAATTTTATTGCTAAGATTATGCAcgtgaaaattaaaatacgTGGGTCATATTCCaatataatttcttttaagtAAAATCTGTTGTACAAAACAATTGCGCATTCCACTATTTGCGGCTTGAgtctttttatttcgcaaAAGTGCGTCAATTGGTAACAGAAGTACAGCTTcgttttttcaatttccgcATATTTCGGGATACTGACATTGTGATCTTTAAATTTCTCCTTAAAGTCATTGTACTTTTTTAGGCATATTTCGTCTACCTCTTTTTTGCTTTTGAAGATCCATTTGGTCATGTGCGAAGTGTCCTCTGGgtaattcatatttttgttattttactTCCATTTGTGCGTGGGGGAAATCAGGGTTGGGAGCCCCACAGGGGCTATCAACGATCAATGGACCCAGACAGGTTGGTAGTGAGCCGACCACACAACAGCAGCGGCAAGAGCGACGGTTAACCGAAAAACAGTCAACGAAAAAGCcccaacggaaaaaaaaaataccactTAAATGGAACAATTCAGCACGCAACGGTAGAAAATTTGTCAATTTAACTTGCAAAAAGGGATATTGCAACATACGCGCGCACGCTTGCGCCAATTTGTACCCGTCGGCATTCGCTCACAGGTTTGCTTAAATTTTACGCATTCCCTGGATGCACAGACGAAAAGGGATCTCATAGCACATGCTAtgttttatattatttaacCGAAGCATCCCTTTACATTCGCTTGCCTCTTGCTTCTTTATACATGAGTCCCGCGTTTCATTGATTCTTACGTTACACgttttatctttttccttttttttctttttttttctcattgcACAACGTTATCTTCACATTTTGCTAATTATCGCCATTCATTTTAGCCTTTTCGGTTCACACTTCAATCCAACTTACAGTCCAAGTAGCAGGTAActggggagagaaaaaaaaaaaaaaaaaaaaaagaggctgTGCACTTTCCTACATATAACTACAGAAACGTACGAAATTGTAAATTTGTAATTTCAAAAGTGACATTTTTTTGCCATAATAAGTGTTGAACTATTTAAGGTATgcataatatattttattttttttttttgctaacaCGCCAttacatacatgtacgtaaCTAACCATTACATTCTCTGCTTCCCTTCTCTGGCCATTTTCCTTTCAATCTGTTCAAAACGTTATGTAGCTGATTATTTGAAGAGGCGTGTTCAATTTTGTGTGCAATTATCCTCACTGTATGCGCGCATGCATTAATTACACTCTCACAGGTGTATGTGCAGCAGTGGACACCTTTCCAACTTCAAGAGATCTACTTCCAACAACtaccatcaccaccatcatcaccatcatcaccatcaccATCACCATCACCATCACCCTTCGATATTTCGAACGATCAATAGAAAGAACGCGCAAAATTAGAGGAACCCTGGACACCGCGTAGCTACCGAAGGATAGCATATACGACTTTAATAGCCCTCCTTCACGCCAAAAtgattgtaaaaaaaaacaggaagaCGTTGACGCACTATACGTGGCTTGCCCTGTTAATAGTACCAAGCTTGTACTTTAAGAATTTACTTTTTGACGTAATGCTAAATGAATGAGTACACATGTGGGCGCTTTCTGAGGAGTATTGAAAAACGCAGATAGagctccttttcctcctgatATATGCGCATACTTGAAGGCGATTTTTCCATGGCTATATGCCCTTGCAtgtccccattttttccatttgaccAGTAACACTTTTcctgtttgttctttttccctcctctttAGAATTATTTTAGTCTAAAATTTgacaaatgcaaaaaaaagatcTACAGCATAAATCCGGTTAACAACATGTCTTTACCAAACAGTG is a genomic window containing:
- a CDS encoding ribosomal protein S6, mitochondrial, putative, which produces MVLYESYIALNKHIKKDDVKNLMKNFHFIVNKYNGNIISINDLGWRKFAFCIKKPKVGTFHFGRFYCITFYSNSKSIKDLNEFFHSNTFILRFLNVKMKYRSNFLVAPFSYINA
- a CDS encoding cyclin 1, putative, yielding MNYPEDTSHMTKWIFKSKKEVDEICLKKYNDFKEKFKDHNVSIPKYAEIEKTKLYFCYQLTHFCEIKRLKPQIVECAIVLYNRFYLKEIILEYDPRILIFTCIILAIKLEGYGRLYRMNDFFNDIDINLDKVLEHENVVCSSLDFEINFLYTKECIFYLKSKFLNYINKYINKDNGIQNSFENICNEIYVNTVQDCIKIIENFSITFTYTPAQIALYCFVNNIKINFNIVNADKFILEFITNNNQILFQKLKNKIDELHVRYKDHLDLRNTFDDENTTRQIGETLDMCIDIYEILKKKKSSKKSKKKKLNTEDCASSEPSKRVDIK